A window of Sedimentibacter sp. MB31-C6 genomic DNA:
TAAGCAGGTATGAAACAAGAATCACAAGGATCAAGATGGTATGTCGTTCATACATATTCGGGACATGAAAATAAAGTAAAAGCGAATATTGAAAAGCTTGTTGAAAACAGAGAAATGCAGGATATAATTTTTGAAGTTAGAGTGCCTGTAGAAGAAGTATCCGAAGTTAAAAATGGCAAAAAGAAAATTAAAGAAAGAAAAATGTTCCCTAGTTATGTAATAATTAAAATGATTATGACCGATGAATCTTGGTATCTTGTAAGAAACACAAGGGGTGTTACAGGTTTTGTAGGTCCGGGGTCTAAACCGGTTCCATTGACTGATGAAGAAGTAAAGGCACTTGGAGTTATAGAAAGACTTCCTGTTATAGAATTAAATGCAGGAGATACTATAAAAGTTAAAGAAGGTCCTTTTGAAGAATTTATAGGTACTGTAGAAAGCATTAGTCAAGAAAAAAGAAAAATTAAAGCTTTTGTATCAATGTTTGGAAGAGAGACTCTTATCGAACTTGATTATGATCAGATTGAGAAAGTATAAAAACTTTTCAATAAATAAGATGATACCGTCGTTTTACGATTAAGGAGGTGCAACGATATGGCTAAAAAGGTAACAGCTATAGTTAAACTGCAGATTCCAGCAGGAAAGGCTACTCCAGCTCCACCAGTTGGTACAGCATTAGGACCTCACGGTGTGAATATAATGGGATTTTGTAAAGAATTTAATGCTAAAACAGCAGATCAAGCAGGTATGATAATACCAGTTGTATTAACTGTTTATCAAGATAGATCTTTTACATTCATCACAAAAACTCCGCCAGTAGCAGTTCTAATTAAAAAAGCAGTTGGTATCGAAAGTGGTTCCGGCGAACCAAATAAAAAGAAGGTAGCAAATTTGTCTAAAGAAAAATGTGAAGAAATTGCTAATATAAAAATGCCGGATTTAAATGCTAATACTATTGAAGCTGCTATGAAATTAGTAGCAGGTACTGCAAGAAGTATGGGCGTAACAGTTGAGGAATAATTTTTAGGCAAAGCAGTGGGAGGCTAAATGGCTGATTGACCACAAAGGAGGTAAACTAAATGCCAAAAAGAGGTAAAAAATATCAAGACAGTATTAAGACAGTTGAAAAATTAAAGTTATATGACTTAGAAGAAGCTGTAGAAGTAATGTTAGGTACAGCAAAAGCTAATTTTGATGAGACTATTGAGGCTCATATAAGATTAGGAGTAGATTCTAGACATGCAGACCAACAAGTAAGAGGCGCTGTAGTTCTACCACACGGAACAGGAAAAACTGTACGTGTATTAGTATTTGCAAAAGGCGATAAAGCTAAGGAAGCTGAAGAAGCTGGAGCAGATTACGTAGGTGAAGCTGATTTAGCTGATAAAATACAAAAAGAGAATTGGTTTGATTTTGATGTAGTTATAGCTACTCCTGATATGATGGGTGTAGTTGGTAAACTTGGTAGAGTATTAGGACCTAAAGGGTTAATGCCAAATCCAAAATCAGGAACAGTAACTTTTGATGTTGCAAAGGCTATTCAGGAGATTAAAGCAGGTAAAGTTGAATATAGACTTGATAAAACAAACATTATTCACGTTCCTGTTGGAAAAAAATCTTTCGGTACAGAAAAATTAGTTGATAATTTAAAGACTATTATGGATGCAATTGTAAAGGCAAAACCAGCCGCTGCTAAAGGTAAATACTTGAGAAGTGTTGCAATAGCTAGCACGATGGGTCCTGGAGTTAAAATTAATCCAACAAAGTTAATGGATTAATAATTAATCATTTAATCTGTATTGACAAAAAATGGAACTATTGATATAATTCAAGCGACAATTAAATAGATACCGCAGACCGTTGGTGCTCAAAGAGTTTAAATATCCAACCGAGGTGAGATATAAATTAATTTCTCTTCGTCTGCGGAGAGATTTTTTGTATGCCCTAACCCAATTATTTCGAGCGATAGCGAAGAAAGAATTGTTGGTAGGTCAACCGCAACGAATTCCCAATTTTTGCGAACGATAGTGAGCAAAAAAATTGGTGAATGAGACTGCGATATCCCTAACCCTATTTTTACGAGCGTTAGCGAAGAAAAAATAGCGGTAGGTCAACCGCAACGAATTCCCAATTTTTGCGAACGATAGTGAGCAAAAAAATTGGTGAATGAGACTGCGATATCCCTAACCCAATTATTTCGAGCGATAGCGAAGAAAGAATTGTTGGTAGGTCAAAATTAGATCCCTAACCGGATAAATGTATGCCGCTTATAAGGAGGTGTAAACGGATATGAATCAATCAGTATTAGAACAAAAAAAGCAAGTTGTTAATGATATTACAGATAAGTTAAATAAGGCTAAATCTATTGTATTAGTAGAATACAAGGGGTTATCAGTTGAAAAGGCTACTGAATTAAGAGATAAGTGCAGAGAAGCAGGCGTTGAATATAAAGTATACAAAAATACTATGATGCGTTTTGCGTTTAAGGAATTAGGTTATGAAGATTTCAATGTAAACTTAGAAGGACCTAATGCAATAGCTTTATCTTATGAAGATGAAGTATCTGCAGCTAAAGTAACAAATGATTTTGCTAAAACAAGTGATGCTATAAAAATAAAAGCTGGTATTGCTGATGGTAAGTTAATGGATGCTGATGAAGTTAAAACTTTAGCTAATGTTCCATCAAGAGAAATTCTTATTGCTCAGTTGGCAGGTGTATTACAAGGAAATATTAGAAATCTTGCATATATACTTGATCAAGTTGGCAAAAAAAATGAAGAAGTAGCAAACTAATTATAAAATATAGGAGGTAATTAAAATGGCAAGTGAAAAAATAACAAAATTTGTTGAAGAAATAAAAGAACTTACAGTTTTAGAATTAAATGAATTAGTAAAAGCAATTGAAGAGGAATTTGGAGTATCAGCAGCGGCTCCAGTAGCAATAGCAGGTGGAGCTGCAGCAGGTGGAGCAGCTCCTGCTGAAGAAGCAAAATCAGAATTTGATGTAGTATTAACATCTGCTGGATCTTCAAAAATTAAAGTTATAAAAGTAGTAAGAGAATTAACTGGTCTTGGTTTAAAGGAAGCTAAAGAAGCAGTTGATGGAGCACCTACTACATTAAAAACTGGTATAGCAAAAGATGAAGCTGACAAGATGAAAGAAGCATTAGAAGCAGAAGGCGCATCAGTAGAAGTTAAATAACATTCATATCAAAAATTAAAAAGACTTTACAATTTAGTAAAGTCTTTTTACTCATTTCTTAAATTGAATTTTACAATTAATATGATTAGAGTATAATTTTCTTATAATTGTAAATAATAGTGCATGGTTTTATTCTTTTCACAGATATATTAATCAAGATAATATAAATAAATTTAATTTAATAAATAACAAAAAATATATTGACATAAAATTTATGTAATGTTATTATTATATAA
This region includes:
- the nusG gene encoding transcription termination/antitermination protein NusG, which produces MKQESQGSRWYVVHTYSGHENKVKANIEKLVENREMQDIIFEVRVPVEEVSEVKNGKKKIKERKMFPSYVIIKMIMTDESWYLVRNTRGVTGFVGPGSKPVPLTDEEVKALGVIERLPVIELNAGDTIKVKEGPFEEFIGTVESISQEKRKIKAFVSMFGRETLIELDYDQIEKV
- the rplK gene encoding 50S ribosomal protein L11 yields the protein MAKKVTAIVKLQIPAGKATPAPPVGTALGPHGVNIMGFCKEFNAKTADQAGMIIPVVLTVYQDRSFTFITKTPPVAVLIKKAVGIESGSGEPNKKKVANLSKEKCEEIANIKMPDLNANTIEAAMKLVAGTARSMGVTVEE
- the rplA gene encoding 50S ribosomal protein L1, whose product is MPKRGKKYQDSIKTVEKLKLYDLEEAVEVMLGTAKANFDETIEAHIRLGVDSRHADQQVRGAVVLPHGTGKTVRVLVFAKGDKAKEAEEAGADYVGEADLADKIQKENWFDFDVVIATPDMMGVVGKLGRVLGPKGLMPNPKSGTVTFDVAKAIQEIKAGKVEYRLDKTNIIHVPVGKKSFGTEKLVDNLKTIMDAIVKAKPAAAKGKYLRSVAIASTMGPGVKINPTKLMD
- the rplJ gene encoding 50S ribosomal protein L10, with the translated sequence MNQSVLEQKKQVVNDITDKLNKAKSIVLVEYKGLSVEKATELRDKCREAGVEYKVYKNTMMRFAFKELGYEDFNVNLEGPNAIALSYEDEVSAAKVTNDFAKTSDAIKIKAGIADGKLMDADEVKTLANVPSREILIAQLAGVLQGNIRNLAYILDQVGKKNEEVAN
- the rplL gene encoding 50S ribosomal protein L7/L12 → MASEKITKFVEEIKELTVLELNELVKAIEEEFGVSAAAPVAIAGGAAAGGAAPAEEAKSEFDVVLTSAGSSKIKVIKVVRELTGLGLKEAKEAVDGAPTTLKTGIAKDEADKMKEALEAEGASVEVK